The following proteins are co-located in the Solanum pennellii chromosome 1, SPENNV200 genome:
- the LOC107006417 gene encoding zinc finger protein VAR3, chloroplastic, with translation MASRFISLLGTPFPTFLNHLRRPSFLHLRRLACGSRRFTVYSHPHISPLSPSQQQFHAQPINNNTPLDSFSSSFTSHPWPEWRSLITLLTGNDQLPPAVEDSDSFVTYEELSQDFLRAATLCLDFARERPNFIGLLSRRDIEAVVSNGTPFLFKGALETARRMRAFLGIDGSTVLDHGNANTVDLMKYILCYASKPSVSSEKNSLYSRDLIESSCRSLLRELVEVSCGAPAVNLPPAEQYDFSGRYGQTPRPIRQNIVMKRGDWICQKCNFMNFARNNKCLECEEPRPRRQLTGGEWECPQCYFFNYGRNVVCLRCDFGRPAGASPRTTHSSVEDGYNGNSAYSNGIDLKLAENEEKAQRWLSKISQMKNASDMDSAAADEDFPEIMPPRKGENKFVVSTRKTPLERRLANTQYKRNFGYNGIPEGNTLTGGAHSILDTSMKQNMDQNSGTSHKGVAADKNSESVIQHSGRGSNYVPFVPLPKDMFQKNNPTSVMDEKVKEEVGVSHTPEVSHQTCSASLGNDFGKSMEKFQSNDLLSEDKEREQAEKSESWFKKIVELHDVKDLSSSISDDDFPEIMPMRKGENRYVVSKKKDRSLTSPMYKRQVAMEQANNSSFVPFVPFPPGYFAKRDTQQEDITGSSSLSSVGTSSTFSNSDHKGSPMNPLSKTYSEKEDAEKTHQESDDAGFLFRDTITAQTPVDQFTNSRFASPSFSGDQGVPCVGNSVETSLALDACRTNSKDRRNSVNEDVSLAETLGVGSTKLPRNQNVRNGWTGKSLEGSAVKETDPLDMSEEAKAERWFQRVAQIKDISELSQIPDEDFPSIMPMRKGVNRFVVSKRKTPLERRLTSTQYRRNLPVVTSDPMKRERDNNDK, from the exons ATGGCTTCGAGGTTCATCTCCCTCCTCGGAACTCCATTTCCCACATTCCTCAATCACCTACGACGCCCCTCTTTCCTCCATCTTCGTCGTTTGGCATGCGGTTCTCGTCGCTTCACAGTCTACAGTCACCCCCACATATCTCCTCTTTCACCCTCTCAACAACAATTCCACGCCCAACCCATCAATAATAACACCCCACTCgactctttttcttcttcttttacctCTCACCCTTGGCCTGAATGGCGTAGCTTAATTACTCTTCTTACTGGCAATGACCAGCTACCTCCTGCAGTGGAGGACTCTGACTCCTTCGTCACATACGAGGAGTTGTCCCAAGACTTCCTTCGTGCTGCTACCCTCTGCTTAGATTTTGCACGGGAGCGCCCAAATTTcatagg GTTGCTTTCAAGGAGGGATATTGAGGCTGTTGTATCAAATGGGACACCATTTTTGTTCAAAGGTGCTCTGGAAACGGCAAGAAGAATGAGGGCATTCTTGGGTATTGACGGGAGCACT GTGCTGGATCATGGCAATGCTAACACGGTTGATCTCATGAAATACATATTATGTTACGCTAGTAAACCCTCTGTTTCTTCAGAAAAAAACTCCCTCTATAGCAGGGACCTTATAGAATCATCTTGCCGGAGTCTTTTGCGTGAGTTGGTTGAAGTGAGCTGCGGAGCTCCAGCAGTCAACCTGCCTCCTGCAGAGCAATATGATTTTTCAGGTAGATATGGACAAACACCAAGGCCTATTAGACAAAATATTGTAATGAAGAGAGGCGACTGGATATGTCAAAA GTGCAATTTCATGAACTTTGCAAGAAACAACAAATGCCTTGAATGTGAGGAACCTAGACCAAGGAGACAGCTGACAGGCGGGGAGTGGGAATGCCCTCA ATGCTATTTCTTCAACTATGGGAGAAATGTTGTCTGTCTGAGATGCGACTTCGGACGACCAGCTGGGGCTTCACCTAGAACTACCCACTCCAGTGTGGAGGATGGGTATAATGGGAACTCTGCGTATTCAAATGGAATTGATCTTAAGTTGGCTGAGAATGAGGAGAAGGCACAGCGGTGGCTTTCTAAGATTTCTCAGATGAAGAATGCCTCTGATATGGATAGTGCAGCAGCTGACGAAGACTTCCCTGAAATAATGCCACCGAGGAAAGGAGAAAATAAGTTTGTTGTTAGCACAAGGAAAACACCCTTGGAAAGGAGGTTGGCCAACACTCAGTACAAAAGAAACTTTGGTTACAATGGTATCCCAGAAGGCAACACTTTGACTGGTGGTGCACATAGTATCCTTGACACATCAATGAAGCAGAATATGGATCAAAATTCTGGAACAAGTCATAAGGGCGTTGCTGCAGACAAAAATAGCGAGTCAGTCATTCAACATAGTGGAAGAGGTTCTAACTATGTTCCTTTTGTGCCATTACCAAAAGACATGTTTCAGAAAAATAATCCAACTTCAGTGATGGATGAGAAAGTAAAGGAAGAAGTTGGTGTCTCTCACACTCCTGAGGTCAGTCACCAAACATGTTCAGCAAGTCTTGGCAATGACTTTGGGAAGTCCATGGAGAAGTTCCAGTCAAATGATCTACTCAGTGAGGATAAAGAGAGAGAACAAGCCGAGAAGTCAGAAAGTTGGTTCAAGAAAATCGTGGAGCTGCATGATGTCAAAGACTTATCGAGTTCCATCTCCGATGATGACTTCCCAGAGATTATGCCAATGCGTAAAGGAGAAAATAGATATGTAGTTAGCAAGAAGAAAGACCGGTCTTTGACTTCTCCAATGTACAAAAGACAAGTGGCCATGGAGCAAGCAAACAACAGTAGCTTTGTCCCATTTGTTCCCTTCCCTCCAGGCTACTTTGCGAAAAGGGACACACAACAGGAAGATATCACAGGTTCATCCTCTCTGTCTAGTGTTGGAACTTCATCTACATTCAGCAACTCAGATCACAAGGGATCACCCATGAATCCTCTTTCCAAAACCTATAGTGAGAAGGAAGATGCAGAGAAGACACATCAAGAGTCGGATGATGCTGGGTTTTTGTTCAGAGATACTATCACTGCACAGACTCCTGTTGATCAATTCACGAATTCAAGGTTTGCAAGTCCAAGTTTCTCTGGGGATCAGGGGGTCCCTTGTGTTGGAAATTCAGTTGAAACCTCTCTTGCTTTAGATGCTTGCAGAACTAATAGTAAAGACAGAAGAAACTCCGTGAACGAGGATGTATCCTTAGCCGAGACTTTGGGAGTAGGTTCAACCAAGCTGCCTAGAAACCAGAACGTCAGAAATGGATGGACAGGAAAGAGTTTGGAGGGGTCTGCTGTGAAGGAAACAGATCCGTTAGACATGTCTGAAGAAGCCAAAGCTGAGAGGTGGTTCCAGCGTGTTGCTCAGATAAAAGACATATCTGAATTGAGTCAGATCCCAGATGAAGACTTCCCATCTATTATGCCAATGCGCAAGGGAGTTAACAGATTTGTGGTGAGTAAGCGGAAAACTCCTCTTGAGAGAAGGTTGACATCTACTCAGTACCGGAGAAATCTTCCCGTTGTGACTTCTGATCCTATGAAAAGAGAAAGGGACAACAATGATAAATGA